Below is a genomic region from Ascaphus truei isolate aAscTru1 chromosome 5, aAscTru1.hap1, whole genome shotgun sequence.
tggaagATGTCTTTAGTACCcggaaaataatcaatccttgaataggtctgatGTTGGGGGAGAAATGTACTGTCCCGGCACAGCTTATTCTAACTAAAGACGCGAGCTGGCCGGGACCGCAGCGGGCTAGCAGCGGGTCTATTCTCCGGTTTGAAACcggagtttcccgcgctttcccgcgcttcaatagataagcgctatggcgcttactattgaaagtgcACACGCGGCACTGGCCGAGTTAGATTAAACTTTGTCGCCACTGTATGAGCTGTATAGAGGTTTATGCTCCTTTTTTTTTACccctaacgtgtgtgtgtgtgtgtgtgtgtgtgtgtgtgtgtgtgtgtgtgtgtgtgtgtgtgtgtgtgtgtgtgtgtgtgtgtgtgtgtgtgtgtgtgtgtgtgtgtgtgtgtgttcaaggTGTAACTACAACACAGACATGGGTTTTAGCCCATTCATTTGAGTGAAGTTGAAGTCTTTTTCAGCACTGGGAAGACAGCTTTACACCATGATAGATATGGGTAGGATATGTTTATTTGTATTACAAAAGGTTACTGTTTATTAGGTTCAGTTAGGGTATTTTCCAACATCTGGTCCTATttcaaggagcaatccaagcaataacctacatgtgtttttttgtttgttttttaaataaataagttctgtaatattagataagacttactacctttttttatttaaaaattcaactatgccatttttaatgagttttaatatactgagcatcctttgatttctatagcaggttttagcccaccttccccagcaatgcaagatctctgtaacactttcctgtttgtgctcATTTGTTTccgatattcccagcagtttgagatgcaaactgtaacaatagatcagggatgagcaaactttttatgccgagccccccttttcatccatgaaatttctcactccccccccccctacctgatgtaatcaaaatcacatgacgtcagcgcacgtgagctggttaagccaatgaaggcgaaccagctttgtgacgcccccgccacgcgtctacaaaaaaagtatttaaaacgaattacatcacttaaaaataatcattataatatttgtctaatagcgtccccatttatgtATTATTGATTTCTCTCTTCCCGTCacatcaggacctctctcccctcttccacagtctcactctcctctcccagtctctccctctcccagtatttttcactccccctccagtgtctctttatctctcccctcagtgtctctccctccccccattatctttccctccccccactctctcttcccctccccccagtgtgtctctctctttctccctccccctagtgtctctctcactccccccagtgtctccctccctcctctagtgtctctcactctctccctccctccagtgtctctctcacgtccctccagccattgtgtgtttcctcctcccaccagtgtccctccccccctcagtgtctctcactctctccctctccccagtgtctctcttacACTCTCCCAAAAGCCATtatgtctctccctcccgccagtctcACTCAACCCTCCCGAGAGTCTCACTCAACCCTCCCGCCAGTCTCTCTCAACCCTCCCGAGAGTCTCACTCAACCCTCCCGCCAGTCTCGCTCAACCGTcccgccagtctctctctctctctcccgccagtctctctccctccagccagtctctctctctcctgccagtgtctctctcatcccccatgtctctttcacccccctccccatgtcacactgtcacactctcaccctccctccccatgtcacactgtcattcctcctccccatgtcacactctcacctccccacactcacccccccatgtcacactctcaccccccctccccatgtcacactgtcactcccctcctcatgtcacactgtcaaactctcacccccctccccatgtcacactgtcactctcaccccccctccccatgtcacactgtcacactctcaccccctctccccatgtcacactgtcacactctcaccccttctccccatgtcacactgtcacactctcaccccctctccccatgtcacactgtcacactctcaccccttctccccatgtcacactgtcacactctcacccctccacactcactccccctccccatgtcacactgtcacactgactctcacccccctccccatgtcacactctcacgttctcaccccccacacactctcacccccccctccacactcaccctcccctcacccccctccccatgtcacactgggGCACTCTtaccacccctccccatgtcacactcacactctcaccccctccccatgtcacacacacactcacactcacccatgggcgtccgcaggggggggcaagggggggcgcttgccccccccccctggatcctgggccgccaacagcggggaacagagggcactggcgtgacaggatttagcgcgctcttctgcaaaaaaaaaaagcctcccttgtctcctgattggctggcgcgtgttggcacgctgccaggattattatttttttggcccTCTCAActctatctcagcggtgcgcaaaactggggggcgccaaattatttaggaggggggcgcagcctgtgcggcgaaacagagcagagcagagcagtggcggGCAGaaactcgctgctgctgctgctctgtgcttgcagagggggcggggcgtccctctgcacacagacacaagccctcctcttcctgcacctccagtgttcagcagcgtggggagccgagcatgcagtacgtgtgtgtgtgtgtgtgtgtgtgtgtgtgtgtgtgtgtatatatatatatgtatagtgatgtgtgtgtgtatatatgtatagtgatgtgtgtgtgtgtatgtgtgtgtgtgtgtgtgtgtgtgtgtgtgtgtgtatatatatatatgtatagtgatgtgtgtgtgtatatatatatatatgtataatgatgtgtttgtgtgtatatatgtatagtgatgtgtgtgtgtgtgtgtgtgtgtatatatatgtataatgatgtgtgtgtgtatatagtgatgtgtgtgtgtgtgtgtatatatatatatatatatgtatagtgatgggtgtgtgtgtgtgtatatatatatatatatatatgtatagtgatgtgtgtgttttgtgattgaatgtgtggtgtgggggtgtttgtgttgtttttgattgtgtgtgttgtgtggtgtgatattagtgtgtgttgtgatattagtgtgtgttgtgatattagtgtgtgggggggtgttgtgtgtgttgtgattgtgtgtgtggtgtgtggtgtgtctgtgttgtgattgtgtgtgtgtatgggtgttgtgattgaatgcagcgttgcacaaactggagggtgtacgctctcccaagcttggcgcttggggagacaaacaaaattgacattgaagcatgctcagcagcagtcaatgcgcacaaccccacacccacacacagccacacacaaacacagaaatagccctgattCATAcaccccactcgtgcttgcaaaattatgcaggacaccctgtgctcatgcttggagagttggtgatgtcaccactctcggcggcagcgtggacgcagcctaattttgcaagcgcgagctgttgaaacatatttgtatttacattgtatatcgtttaataaagggggggttcatgtgattttgattacgtcaggcagggggggcccgagaaattaaatggatgaaaaggggggctcggcataaaaagtttgctcacccctgcggagtctatctgaccttgcatagcgaggcccgccctttcctgcatggagcaagtcaggtgagtactgctccatgccactctcgcttcccccttgtcctcctgctctgattccccccccccccccctgctccgatcccccccgttccaaaatcttccccctgttctgattcccccccccctgctccggtccccccttcccgttccgattccccccctgctccgggtccccccttcccgttccgattcccccgaCTGCTCCggttccccccctgctccgattcccccttgttgcgagtgtctgagtttgtgtctgagtgtgtgtctgtgtgtgtgtgtctgtgtctgagtgtgtgtctgtgtgtgtgtgagagatcagggggggagggaatgaatgtgaggaggacggattcagggagtgggtttgagtcagagggggataattgatggaggggggagagtgaggagacagggggtgtaatagaggaagtgaggaagagaggggtgaggggagagagtgaatgaagaagagagggggtaagaaagagatggggctacaccttgggactatctgcattagagtggcaccagacaaggtgtgtgtggtgtggtgtgtgtggtgtgtgtgggtgtctgagagagagagagtctgagtgagagagagagagtctgagtgagagagagagagtctgagtgagagagagagagtctgagtgagagagagagtgagtgagagagtctgagtgagagagagagtctgagtgagagagggattttgagggggagagggattctgagggggagagggattctgagggggaaagagagtctgagggggagagagtctgagtgagagagagagagtctgagtgagagagagagagtctgagtgagagagtctgagagagagagagagagtctgagtgagagagagagagagtgagtgagagagagagtctgagtgagaaagtctgagagagagagagtctgagtgagagagagagagagtctgagtgagagagggattctgagggggagagagtctgagggggagagagtctgagggggagagagtctgagggggagagagtctgagggggagagagtctgagggggagagggagagtgagggggagagggagagtgagggggagagggagagtctgagggggagagtctgagtgagagtctgagagggagagtgagagtctgagagggagagggagagtctgagagggagaatcTGAGAGGGAGAATCTGAGAGGGAGAATCTGAGAGGGAGAATCTGAGAGGGAGAATCTGAGAGGGAgaatctgagagggagagtctgagagggagagtctgagagggagagtctgagagggagagtctgagagggagagtctgagagggagagggagagtctgagagggagagtctgagagggagagggaaagtctgagagggagagggagagtctgagagggagagtctgagagtgagagagggagagtctgagtctgagagtgagagtctgagagtgagagtctgagagggagagtgagagtctgagagtgagagtctgagagtgagagtctgagagtgagagtctgagagggagagtctgagagggagagtctgagagggagagtctgagagggagagggagagtgagagtctgagagggagagtgagagtctgagagggagagtgagagtctgagagggagagtgagagtctgagagggagagtgagagtctgagagggagggggagagtctgagagggagagtgagagtctgagagggagagtctgagagggagagtctgagagggagagtgagagtctgagagggagagggagagtctgagagggagagggagagtctgagagggagagggagagtctgagagggagagggagagtctgagagggagagtcagagtctgagagggagagtcagagtctgagagggagagtctgagggggagagtctgagggggagagtctgagggggagagggagagtctgagagggagagtctgagagggagagggagagtctgagagggggagagtctgagagggggagagtctgagagggggagagtctgagagagggagggtgtgtgtttgtttctgtctgtctgtgaatgaatacagacaccaacccacagtcagtcagtcacccacccaagtgtcagtcacacacgagtcagtcagtcaaagtgtcagtcacccaccccgtcacccacacccccccacaaccactctctctctctgtctagttaacattatgcccccccctgaaaacatttctgcggacgcccatgcactcacccctctccctatgtaccactcacacactcaccccccctccccatgtcacactgtgaCACTCTCATCACTCTGCATGCAACAAGGAAGAACTGCAGGAGCTGTGAAGCACAGCACCACCTAATGGCCGaaagagaaattgcagctaccgAGTGCttttctctgctcctggcaaaatcgccgcctgctgcctgcgcccccccttaaacaatcttgcgccTCCGCACCGctgcaatagataatgttaccgtagtcatataagaatacattgtagctgccgagttacactgactgatggATTGGTTTGAAACTGAAATGCAGCCTTTTAGTGAACCTGGAAAACAGGCTTGtgctgatcgatcatgggagcacaaatcagcagcttaggtaattagttttcaataaaggtaattaaatgctgcatatattatttttgttttattattattattattattattattattaataatttaaaCATTTTTAAGCTGCTCAGATCGTCTCTTTAATGGGCTTACACCAGTTCTGGAGACGGTTGAATTCAAATAAATGTGACTAAAATCCCCAGCACGGGGAAGTGGCTTTCACACATCACAACTTATTAAATGGGCCATTGTGTGGCAGGTCTAGCAAGGGTTGTAGGGAAGAAACGTTTATGTCAAAATACAAATAATGAAATGGAACCTGATTTTCTTCACTGGAGAATGAAACGTTCCCTGGAGGGGAAGTTGAAAGGATGGAACGAGATGTGTCGGCAACTGAGAGAAAAGATAAATATGCACAggttaaataaatataaacagaTTCAGAGGATGCAAAAAAACAGAGGATTGTTAACAATTAAAacaacatacagtggcggccgcctttaacctcctgcggccgccaccgcgggcttTTTAAAAACGCTGTTTTCCCGCGCTGCCgacgctttcaatgataagcgccattagcgcttgtctgatgatgcggccgccgcaCGGGAAACTCCGTGACAAACGgagaacatccccgcatttttacgggtaagcaggaggattaaaggggccgcgacagtatgtgACAAACTAACAGAACCTAGAGGCTTATACTGTACGTTTCAAGGCAAAAGGGGAGCAGGGCTGGATCGCAAAGCTGCACTAGATGTTTCAGAGAATAACATTTTAGTGAAATTATACATATGGTGTAATTGTTTTGTCCccaaattgcaccagatttacctTGATGCATATATCCCATAGTTCCCCTATGTCTTGTAAGAAAGCTTTATCAGGGCAAGTGATCACAATACACAGTCTTATTTAATAGAGGGCAAGACTCACTTAAGAGAGTTaaagagagagaaatgagggagagagaacaaGATGGGCGGCAAAGAAGAGTGAACAGGTTTGAGTTATGGGTCAGAGCAGTGATGTAGGATAAGTACAGTTTTTATTTTCTAATAAATcatttaaaatgtacattaaaaagTGCCTTAAAAATGCAGGTGGCGAGTGACATGAATCAGAACAGGTTCCATTCTTTacattaggcctcggacatgggaatagcgctgggcagcgctgacgttcatgctctcctgctgaagcaggagctttttcgtgtccctgcatgagcgtcagcgagcgcgcttgtgtgccgggtgggaggaggggctggaggtggagcgggaggcggggctagcgcgccacgtcacggcgccgacgtcacggactgccattggcttttggcagtgACCGgacctgcgcttccctcagcgggaaaacttaATTTTCTCTGTCGGCTGCAATTACACacacctccgcacgcctgcggaagtgtgcggaagcgccgtctaaagccgtgctgatagggataatgtttcccctcagcgtggctcagcaccgtctttttgaccatgtccgaggccttattaGTTGCGAGCCCAACACTTTATGTTGGTGGCCCTGCTCCAACCTCAAGCAATTGTAACCAGTCCCACTCATCTTAAACATGCCTCGGTCAGTGGAGATCAGCAACACTTATTTGGAGTGAGTATCACTCGTTGGAAGCCAGTGTCATTCTTTGGGGAGCGAGTATCATAACTCAGTGCTAGGGATTTAAAATGAACTTAATTAATTTGATATCATCTGCACTTACCTTTATTCATTCTTTAATAAAGTCTCAACTATTTATTTAAAATGCATGTCTCATATGGTCCAGAACTCCCTCAGTCTATAAAATTATAATATCACCCCCTCCTGAGATCCAGGAGGAAGTTCCAGCTGTTACCcccgatatactgtatatacagtgttcgacaaacctatacatttgcacgccctgggcgagtggatttaacatcgtggcaagctcctattggcccaaacagcgcacgtgtggtactaggtggcgagtagatttttttgttcggcgagtagattttttggtgatttgtcgaccactgtatatatatatattaataattatattGTTGGTCTATGAATGGTAAACCCCCCACTCTTGTTACGGATTACCCAGAGATATGTATATTTAGAGTCTGACCCTGGTTTTTTCTCTTTCTATATTTCTCTTTTATCCTtccattttaatattaaaaggtaGTATGTTATGTCACGCTGAAGTACAATATGCTAGTGTGGCTTCACCAAatggctccctcccccccttgcccttTCCTCCCTCTTTATTTTTGTacccaacctcccccaccccccccccgtcaaTCTTGTTTTTACTCATGTTACATTTCTGTATGTTTTTGCATTATTGAATAAaattcaagtttaaaaaaaaaataatgcatgtCTTACTCATTTGAAAACATTCACAAATATTACTAATCTCACTGAGATGAGCGTTGTATTACCGCTGGTGAGATCCGAGGAGGAACTGGTTCTGGTGGGTACCGCCAAGTTCTCTGTCTGTGCTggtaagaaataaaaaaaatacaccttaACGAAGACGTACAGATGCAGCAAACGTCATTGCAACCCGCGGAGAGCTGCCGCGGGTGAAATAGCGTGACAGCCCCACGCAATTGATTCAAAACAATGACCGCTTCTCCCACTGTGATgttgtgtatgtcccactgcagTGTTCAGTATGGCTTACAGTATGTACCACATTAAACCGTGCATCTTACTCTGCTGACATATCATGAACATAACATATTTACAGTTGTATGAGGGATTCTCATCAAGGATATTAGCGTCTGACAAGTCAGAAGTACTACAACATAATTGCACTGTAGACTCGGTGAGCTGTGTAATGCGGTTTATGGGTACTGCAGGGTATACAGTtcgtgacacagtatatatacaggcataccccggtttaaggacactcactttaagtacactcgcgagtaaggacatatcacccaataggcaaacggcagctcgcgcatgcgcctgtcagcacgtcctgaacagcaataccggctccctacctgtaccaaagctgtgcgcaagcggggagactatagagcctgttacaaatgtgttatttacatcagttatgcacgtatatgacgattgcagtacagtacatgcatcgataagtggggaaaaggtagtgcttcactttaagtacatttttgctttacatacgtgctccggtcccattgcgtacgttaatttggggtatgcctgtatgtatgtatgtctttatttatatagtgccattaatgtacatagctcttcacagtagtaatacacatgacgatcatataaataacaaataatacaaataacaggtcataagAATATGGGTGCCGCAGCCTACTCCCCTAGTAATGTACAATATGGGTGTGGCATGGTAATCGTTTGATAATTTTATAGTTGCTGAATGTTATGGGTGTTGATTTGTACTGCAGGATAAGGGTGCAGTGTTATATATGAATTGGTGACAATGGACAGTGCTTCAGGTGTTGTTAACAGATATATTTTAAAGTAACATAAGACATGGAATAGGCTCATATGTGGTTCTGCATAGTATGTTCAGGTACGGTTTCAAGCATGTTGGTGTCATACTGTAGTTGTCTATGTGTCTCATTTCTACTTATAATACACTCCAATTAAGTGTTTATGCTACAATTACAAAAGTGTGTCAGTTAAAACACCCTGTCCCAAAAAATAGATACTACATAAAAGAGTGACCTCTGTACACTGTGAGGGTTATGTAACTCTCCCAGCTGTAAAACTGGGGCAGAACTAGAGCACAAACAATACACCAAATCTATCCAAGAAAAGGTCCCATAGTAAACCGTGGGAATATTTTACTTTGATAAATATTGGGCAGTTttcttgcaccagttttgcaacTTGGAGATATTGTTACATATccccctctgtgtatatatcaaatAATGATTCCAATGTAATCCATACATACTGTAATGAGCACAGTAGGCAAAGAAGTGCAATGGGTTCATTTTGAAGATGTGACATGTGAGAAATGTTTGAATCTATTTAATTAATAAAGTGTATTAGCTCATGTCACATAGTTGTAGATAGTAACACCTCTTAGTTGGACCAATATAAATATTCTTTATACggaatatatttattaatgtcATGGAGTGACGCTGACCCACTTAAAGTTATGAGTATCTAAAAAAATAACAATACTAAGCAGGGTGGAGTTCTCACCTTCCGTTATCTCCACTGTTATCTCCTTCTTCTGGTCATTGAATAGGCCTGGGATCTCCACACGGCAGCAGTACGTTCCCTCATCAGCGCGCTGCACCCCAGTGATAGTCAGGGACACATCCCCCTGTGCTACGTTCCCCATTAACTTGTATCTTTCAGATTTCCTCTGGGTCACTGTGCTGCCATCAGTCCAGATAATAACATTGTTACATTTTGAATATGTGCAGCTGCCTCGTCCCCAGCACATGCTGTTGGTGCCTTCATGAGCAGAGTATGTGCAGGGTAAGAGCAACGTGTCACCCACTGATCCTGTCACCTCTTCCAATGATGCAGAGAGGGCtgtgaagagaggggggagagggaaaataGGAAATATGAGAAATGTGTGGGTAGGAACTTCCAACTTTCAAGTCAGGAGTTCTCCAACGTTTCCATATTGTGGACAACTTCAATGTTATTAGTCACTTTAAGGGCCATCATACATACACTTAGCACTGATCAGTAGTAtatgtctatgtatatatataacaaaatggATCTATATTTCAAAACAAAAGCAATAATGAAAAGCGCAACCCACTCATAACAGCCAAAAATTACAACatcaataacatactgtacagtagtttaaaAATGAAATACTATTAAATAGAATATATGAAAGTACCATACTTATATTGTCCTAAAGGATCAATCAGATATATTGAAAGAGAAAACACAGAATAGAACAAAACAATAGATCAAACatgtttttttgaagtgaaacttccttagtggcacctcattcgtgatggggcaaaaaagaattgtggagacagaaatgaaacggatgtgacgtcagtgctggcagttgaggccgggctgtgttctggctcagcccgaccccaacactgacatcacacccgctccacaaatcagatgcggcggcggcgatagccgccagcgccgctcctaatcacccccccccccccgagccccacccccccacacaccgtgacatatgcggcggcaatagccgccgctcctaacggccgctgccatgccgcgcagcctctctcctccctacctccgctttcctgcgtcccgctgactgagcgccgccggggtcgaggagaggagcccagggatcatggagggtaaccgccgccgcagctcctaacaagctctgctccccccacccgctgacatgtggcggcagccctcaaaatttaattgccgccactcctgctgacctcccccggctgaggcatggaacggggggggggtagagtgagctgcgttccccacagcaccatcagaaggggatcgctgcagcgctcccctcgaagccagctcccgctgacgatgacgcgctgccccctttccccgccgacactgcctctgcccacgcagcacttccggagggggggaCCTTTATTAAGATATCTGCCCGGTGCCCGGTGCGAccgcgtctcgccggggggtgggggggggagcagagactcaggcagagccgccgcgggtctgcagctctgcctgtctgtgaggggggggggggggaggagagtctcaggcagagccgccgcgggtctgcagctctgcctgtctgtgaggggaggggggggggggaggagagtctcaggcagagccgccgcgggtccgcagctctgcctgtctgtgagggggggggaggagagtctcaggcagagccgccgcgggtccgcagctctgcctgtctgtgaggggggggggaggagagtctcaggcagagccgccgcgggtccgcagctctgcctgtctgtgaggggagtaggagtctcaggcagagccgccgcgggtccgcagctctgcctgtctgggagggggggggggaggagagtctcaggcagagccgccacgggtccgcagctctgcctgtctgtgagggggggggtgtgaggggaggaggagagtctcaggcagagccgccgcgggtccgcagctctgcctgtctgtgagggggggg
It encodes:
- the LOC142495986 gene encoding CMRF35-like molecule 8, with the translated sequence MTCMAYPRNMTVSFCTTFIVLLLFLALSASLEEVTGSVGDTLLLPCTYSAHEGTNSMCWGRGSCTYSKCNNVIIWTDGSTVTQRKSERYKLMGNVAQGDVSLTITGVQRADEGTYCCRVEIPGLFNDQKKEITVEITEAQTENLAVPTRTSSSSDLTSVADTSRSILSTSPPGNVSFSSEENQESTGLLDPMPHIIAGVVLLLLLIISLAVLVYRCSYHRTKMSGIVSTTPVLILGALDRAPNQATDNIYLVE